DNA from Candidatus Neomarinimicrobiota bacterium:
ATAAGCATCTCCCAAGACGTAAACATTCCCTAAGGGATCAAGAGCCAGTTTCCACGCATTGTCTTCCCGCTGGGCGTGGCCGCTGAATTGAGCCGCCCACTCCAGGCTCCCTTCGGGACTATACTTGAGGGTGGCAAAATCAATCCGCTCCACCGGGTCTACAGTGGTACCGGTTACATACACGCTGCCTGCTTGATCAACGACTATCGAACTGGCAACGTCATCTCTTCCCCACCCATTATAATGCCGCACCCATGCCAGCACACCATCAGCCCGATATTTCGCCGTCAGAAAATCCTGGCGGCTGGGACCGGTATAACTGCATCCAGCAATATAGACCTGTCCCAAATGATCATAGGCAATATCCTTCGCAATATCCCTTGAAACTCGCTCACCATCGTAGCAGGAGACCCAGGCCTCCGTTCCGGAAGGTGTATATTTGATCGTGGCGTAATCCCAAGGCCGGCTGGAATAGGTGCTCCAGGTCGAACCGGTGACATACACGTTGCCACTTCGGTCTAGTGCGATGGCCACTGGTGAGCTCCTTAGATATCCAGGGGGGCCTTCGTACCTGGCGATCCAAGCTATGCTTCCGTCGCCGTTAAATTTGACTGTGGCATAGATATATTTACTGCCCTTGGAACTCTGACCTGTCACAAAAACAGCTCCACCAGGGTCTATGGTCATGTCCGTTACCCGATCAAGAGAGTATTCGTTCTCGCCGTCGTAATGGGCCACCCATTGCTCTCCGCCATCGGCGTTATACTTGATGATCGTAGCATCCAAGTAAGCCGGCCCCTCCTCAACGTTATAACCGGCCACTATCACATCCCCGGCTGAATCGATCTCCACCGCCACTCCCTCCGCCAATGTGGAAATGGAACCGGCAGAGGTACTGGAGTCGCCATAAGCCCGTTCCCACAGCAATCGTCCGTCAGGTGTGTATTTTAACGTCGTAATCTGATTGTATACACCGGCTCCGGTAACATAGACGTTACCGTCACGATCCACGGCCAGGGCTTTGGCACAGTCCTCGAGTTTTCCATCACCACCATACTCGGCAGCCCAGAGCTCGATTCCCCGGGCATCGTACTTCACCGTGGCATACATGCCATACTTATCGCCACCACCTTGATACCATAAACCACCTGTGACCACAACATTGCCAGACCGATCCAGAGCCATGTCAGTTATTCTGGTTTTAAGCCAGCTGGAATTAGAGAAGCTGGAGCGAGCTTCCCATAGCAGGGCGCCATCTGGATCATATTTGAGAGTAGCATAGTCAAAGGTTGATTCTGAGAACCAGCTGGCTCCCGACACAAACACATTACCGCTGTCATCCACTGCCAGCACATGTGCAAAGTCATCACCATGGGAGCTTCCGTCGAAATGAGCCACCCATTGCTCATATCCATCGGGATCATACTTGACCGTGGTATAATCGGCATCGTAATCCAACCCGTAAGTCGTGCCAGCGATATAGATGTTATCTTTGGTATCCACTACAATAGTTGAGGGTGTCGCGGGCCCATAGCCGATACCGGCAAAGGGCGCAGTCCAAAGCTGCCGGCCCAGTGAGTCGTACTTGATACTATACCATTCACTCACACCATCCGGTTGTGACCTATGACCTGTCACGATCACGTTGTTCCGGCTATCCACAGCCAGGTCGATTGCCTGATCGTGGCTGGGAGCCAGATCCGAACCGTACTCCCGGACCCAAGCGGGGCGTACGCTATCAGTAAGGGCATAAAGGGAGGATCCAATCCCACCTCCCGGCCGGAGCCTGTAGTTAGGGTAAGGTGCTAATCCAGGGATATCCTCTGGCTGGAGACTACGATACGGATTATCAGGCCGGGGGCGCCAGGGATATTGGGGAGGTCTCCCATCGGGATGGATAGGGGGATATGCAAATCCCGAGTTGGGATAGGCGTCCCGGCGGTACGGATTGTTTTCCGCTTCCAGCTGTTGAGGATCAACCTGCGAAGACGCCGAGGAAAGAAGAAGAGCAACGAATAGCGAAAGGGCTCGGAAGCGAAACCACATGCTGCAAGCTAATACAACATCGCGCCGTTGTCAAAACCGATCTTCCTATCGATACCACAACTTGATAAACTTCCTCAAGAGGCCATAGGTCTTCTGCCCCAGGTCGTACCACCACAGCTCCATCGGCAAGTTGATCCGGCTGCCCACCACCGCCTGCTGCCGCGAGAGATTGCGCAGCCCCTCTACTCCGTGGACCGCGCCCAGGCCGCTCTCCCGATGACCCCCAAAGGGAAGCGAAGCATAGCCGTATTGAACAATAACGTCATTCAGGACCACCGTCCCACACACCAGCTGACGGGCGATCTGGCGGCCCCGCCGCTCGTTGCCGGTAAATATATATGCACTGAGACCGAAACGGCTGTCGTTGGCCTTCCGGATCGCCTCCTCCTCAGAAGCAACCGGCATCACCGCCAGCTCGGGACCGAAAGTCTCATCGGTCATGATGGTCATCGTATGGTCTACATCAGTTATCAAGGCCGGAGGTATATGCCGACCATCAGGTTCACCAAACATTTCTACCCGGCCGCCCCTGGCTTCCGCATCCCTGAGATGGTCTATGATCTTGTCGTACTGCACATCTACCGTCACGGCACCCACAGCATCTTTGGGAGCACCACCGGCGGTCAGCTTCTTTGTCTCTGCCTGCACTAACATCAGGAATTCATCATATACCTGCTTCACGACATATACCCGCTCAACAGCCATACAGGTCTGCCCCGCATTGGTGAAACCACCCCATACCGCCGACTTCGCCGCCCGCTTGAGATTGGCATCCTCCAGCACGATCATGGGGTCTTTGCCGCCCAGCTCCAGGACCACCGGCTTGAGCCGCTCAGCACACGCCTGGGCGATCTGCTTCCCCACCTTGGTACTCCCCGTGAAGCAGACAACATCCGTCAGGGAAGAGGTCACCAGCCGCTGGCCAACGTCACCCGTGCCCAACACTACCTCGAACAGCTCCGGTCGCTCCGTAGCCGCATCGAAAAGCTCCTTGATGAGCAGGGCGTTCAGGCTGGCATATTCCGACGGCTTGACGATGACAGTATTGCCGGCCAGCAGCGCCTCAACCAGCGGGGCTGCAATCAGCACGAAAGGGTAATTCCACGGCGAAATCACCGCCGCTACACCGTGGGGACGATATTCCACATAACCCCGCTTGTGTACCAGGACCCCGCTGGCG
Protein-coding regions in this window:
- a CDS encoding SBBP repeat-containing protein; amino-acid sequence: MWFRFRALSLFVALLLSSASSQVDPQQLEAENNPYRRDAYPNSGFAYPPIHPDGRPPQYPWRPRPDNPYRSLQPEDIPGLAPYPNYRLRPGGGIGSSLYALTDSVRPAWVREYGSDLAPSHDQAIDLAVDSRNNVIVTGHRSQPDGVSEWYSIKYDSLGRQLWTAPFAGIGYGPATPSTIVVDTKDNIYIAGTTYGLDYDADYTTVKYDPDGYEQWVAHFDGSSHGDDFAHVLAVDDSGNVFVSGASWFSESTFDYATLKYDPDGALLWEARSSFSNSSWLKTRITDMALDRSGNVVVTGGLWYQGGGDKYGMYATVKYDARGIELWAAEYGGDGKLEDCAKALAVDRDGNVYVTGAGVYNQITTLKYTPDGRLLWERAYGDSSTSAGSISTLAEGVAVEIDSAGDVIVAGYNVEEGPAYLDATIIKYNADGGEQWVAHYDGENEYSLDRVTDMTIDPGGAVFVTGQSSKGSKYIYATVKFNGDGSIAWIARYEGPPGYLRSSPVAIALDRSGNVYVTGSTWSTYSSRPWDYATIKYTPSGTEAWVSCYDGERVSRDIAKDIAYDHLGQVYIAGCSYTGPSRQDFLTAKYRADGVLAWVRHYNGWGRDDVASSIVVDQAGSVYVTGTTVDPVERIDFATLKYSPEGSLEWAAQFSGHAQREDNAWKLALDPLGNVYVLGDAYGPDTTQDIVIVKYDPSGHEVWTAWYDGPGRSWEFAEDFQVDSQGNVYVVGMGHGEDSDDVLWTLKLDFNGMRQWVATYTVPEQGDLSARTLRVDGRGNVIVLGSSWLNTHPVIIKYSNRGKIMSIRGGDINLLPWDMAVDDNGNMLLIGHRDWRYEIIMKLAANGILQWADSLEYVIFNSLGVDGMGNVYVGGTAHSHPINS
- a CDS encoding aldehyde dehydrogenase family protein gives rise to the protein MSATVDKLPSGRTLLKCFNPATGEPIRDLECHSLEAVDKALECLRQAAVSYNRSPVRERIKLVRRFRKALVTHFDRIIETICTETGKKSPEGLIEVFAALEVIRHQERIAPSVLRRQYRASGVLVHKRGYVEYRPHGVAAVISPWNYPFVLIAAPLVEALLAGNTVIVKPSEYASLNALLIKELFDAATERPELFEVVLGTGDVGQRLVTSSLTDVVCFTGSTKVGKQIAQACAERLKPVVLELGGKDPMIVLEDANLKRAAKSAVWGGFTNAGQTCMAVERVYVVKQVYDEFLMLVQAETKKLTAGGAPKDAVGAVTVDVQYDKIIDHLRDAEARGGRVEMFGEPDGRHIPPALITDVDHTMTIMTDETFGPELAVMPVASEEEAIRKANDSRFGLSAYIFTGNERRGRQIARQLVCGTVVLNDVIVQYGYASLPFGGHRESGLGAVHGVEGLRNLSRQQAVVGSRINLPMELWWYDLGQKTYGLLRKFIKLWYR